The following are from one region of the Salvia hispanica cultivar TCC Black 2014 chromosome 1, UniMelb_Shisp_WGS_1.0, whole genome shotgun sequence genome:
- the LOC125209799 gene encoding probable serine/threonine-protein kinase PIX13, which yields MGICWSSKTVDQSPQTTGQLSSVAISQGTTTTSSSGSSGFWAAGGSPSPGAQMLPHPSLRIFTFSELRAATRNFRNDTVVGEGGFGKVYKGWLDSKSGSTVVAVKKLNSESLQGFQEWQSEVNFLGKLSHRNLVKLLGYCWDDTELLLVYEFMQKGSLENHLFGRGAAVQPLPWDTRLKILIGAARGLAFLHASDRKVIYRDFKASNILLDSSYHAKLSDFGLAKLGPTASKSHVSTQVMGTYGYAAPEYVATGHLYVKSDVYGFGVVLVEMLTGLRALDTNRPEKQHNLVDWIKPSLQDRRKLKGVMDSHLEGRYPSRSALQIAHLALNCIESDPKNRPSMQEIVETLEEIETAKERPRQPRVHSSYQASDRRMPQQYRSQNHPRQEVNRAYPLPPRA from the exons ATGGGAATCTGCTGGAGCTCTAAAACCGTTGATCAAAGCCCCCAAACCACCGGCCAGCTTAGTTCAG TGGCGATATCGCAGGGAACGACGACGACGTCGTCTAGCGGCAGCAGCGGGTTCTGGGCAGCGGGCGGGAGCCCGAGCCCGGGAGCGCAGATGCTGCCGCACCCCTCTTTGAGGATCTTCACGTTCTCGGAGCTTCGCGCGGCTACTAGAAACTTCCGAAACGATACGGTCGTGGGAGAGGGTGGATTTGGGAAAGTGTACAAAGGCTGGCTCGACTCCAAAAGCGGATCAACCGTCGTTGCTGTTAAGAAGTTGAATTCCGAAAGCCTCCAGGGGTTTCAAGAGTGGCAG TCGGAGGTGAATTTTTTGGGGAAACTCTCTCATCGTAATCTGGTTAAACTGTTGGGCTACTGCTGGGATGATACAGAACTGCTGCTTGTGTATGAATTCATGCAGAAAGGCAGCCTAGAAAACCATCTTTTCGGAA GGGGTGCTGCTGTTCAGCCACTGCCGTGGGATACGAGGCTCAAGATATTGATCGGTGCAGCTCGTGGCCTTGCCTTTCTTCATGCTTCTGATAGAAAAGTCATCTACAGAGACTTCAAGGCCTCCAACATTTTACTCGATTCG TCGTACCACGCTAAGTTATCTGATTTCGGGCTGGCAAAATTGGGTCCAACAGCGAGCAAGTCCCATGTGTCCACACAGGTTATGGGGACATATGGCTATGCTGCCCCGGAGTATGTTGCCACAG GGCATTTGTATGTGAAGAGTGACGTCTATGGATTTGGTGTGGTCTTGGTAGAAATGCTAACCGGGCTGCGTGCTCTCGACACAAATCGCCCAGAAAAACAGCATAATCTGGTTGATTGGATAAAGCCGAGTTTACAAGACAGAAGGAAGTTGAAGGGTGTGATGGATTCACATTTGGAAGGGAGATATCCTTCAAGATCTGCATTGCAAATAGCTCACCTTGCTCTCAATTGTATTGAGAGTGATCCCAAAAACAGACCCTCCATGCAGGAAATCGTTGAAACacttgaagaaattgaaactGCTAAAGAGAGGCCTAGACAGCCTAGAGTGCATTCTAGTTACCAGGCTTCTGATAGGCGCATGCCCCAGCAGTATCGTTCCCAAAATCACCCGAGGCAGGAGGTGAATCGAGCCTATCCACTCCCACCACGTGCCTAA
- the LOC125201613 gene encoding transport and Golgi organization 2 homolog, whose translation MCIAVFAWKIHPIHPLILLLNRDEYYNRPTTPLGWWPDGLILGGRDEQAGGTWMACSRDGKLAFLTNVREALSRSQLKSRGDLPVRFFTSGKSPKEFGEEVLEEADEFNGFNLIVADLCSMSMVYITNRPMDGGLSMEEVSPGIHVLSNAKLDTPWPKAQRVRRCFEDVLGKYSEAEISLKEITKMVMNDTTKDDSDLPGIYSREFEYLTSSIFVEADTASGRYGTRSTSAVVLRTDGAVSFYETYLENDAWRDHTINFSIQTDKTAP comes from the exons ATGTGCATAGCTGTGTTCGCATGGAAAATCCACCCAATCCACCCCCTCATTTTATTGCTCAACAGAGACGAGTACTACAATCG GCCGACGACGCCGTTGGGGTGGTGGCCGGACGGCTTAATACTCGGCGGAAGAGATGAGCAGGCCGGCGGAACCTGGATGGCTTGCAGCAGGGATGGGAAGCTTGCTTTCCTCACCAACGTCAGGGAAGCCTTATCCCGTTCACAACTCAAAAGCAGAGGAGATCTCCCCGTTCGCTTCTTCACG AGCGGGAAAAGCCCCAAAGAATTTGGTGAGGAGGTGTTGGAAGAAGCTGATGAGTTCAATGGATTCAATCTAATCGTAGCTGATCTTTGCTCAATGAGCATGGTTTATATTACCAATAGGCCTATGGATGGTGGTCTCTCTATGGAAGAAGTTTCTCCAGGTATTCACGTGCTGTCCAATGCAAAGCTCGACACGCCCTGGCCTAAG GCTCAAAGAGTAAGGCGTTGTTTTGAGGACGTGCTGGGAAAATATTCGGAGGCCGAAATCTCACTAAAAGAGATAACTAAAATGGTAATGAACGACACCACTAAGGACGATAGCGACCTCCCTGGCATTTACTCTCGTGAGTTCGAATACCTCACGAGTTCCATTTTCGTGGAGGCAGACACAGCTTCG GGACGATATGGCACGCGAAGCACTTCCGCAGTGGTTCTAAGAACTGACGGAGCTGTATCCTTCTACGAAACGTACCTAGAAAATGATGCATGGAGGGACCATACAATAAACTTCAGTATTCAAACAGATAAAACTGCACCTTAA
- the LOC125194803 gene encoding protein NLP2-like, with the protein CIIHTQECNVGGSLALPVLEHGSGICLGVLEIVTTHQKLDFHPELQNVCKALEAVDLKSSNILSPYNIVEHDDSYQATLAEIRNAMKFACNAYKLPLAQVWASCLHQHRGGCRHSDENYAHCVSTIDSACYIADARVNRFHEACSHHHLLKGQGVAGKAFLTNQSCFAEDITAFSKTEYPLAHHARVFDLCACAAVRLRSICNETSDFVLEFFLPLDCKGARDQMLMLHSFSSVIQEMCRSLRVITDEELIRETSGSTSAGKQEDEKQQHKLLSPAKNSSHEGASLEQSQFQQDSGPRTSVESFTFGNNSYGAKANIRKQKRSDKIISLEVIRQHFAGSLKEAAKSIGVCPTTLKRICRYHGITRWPSRKIKKVGHSLRKLQLVIDSVQDGEGPIQLSSFYSNFPQLVSPNVAGTSNHLSTIKTSGDFLQEKNPAEGNLLTAATTSSSGSQTSSSSYCCSTGSKQSAFHVNGFMPVDALSTEQNGGVLKKARSDAELHGKGQEKTKLMIRSYSNKLLCEDPVAIGASAMPVDSNRENDEAAFRVRVSFGEEKIRLSLQPHWNFKHLREEVLARFNIENVAGVNLKYLDDDAEWVLLTCDDDLEECRDIHRSSKNPTIKLSVIRICPPNLGSSFGSDGPY; encoded by the exons TGCATCATCCACACGCAGGAATGCAATGTTGGAGGATCGCTTGCACTCCCAGTGTTGGAGCATGGCAGTGGTATTTGCTTGGGGGTGCTTGAGATTGTCACTACTCATCAGAAACTCGATTTTCACCCTGAGCTACAAAACGTCTGCAAAGCTTTGGAG GCTGTTGATTTGAAGAGCTCCAACATTTTGAGTCCGTATAATATTGTG GAGCACGACGACTCCTACCAGGCCACTCTGGCAGAGATCAGAAATGCCATGAAATTCGCATGCAATGCATACAAACTGCCCTTGGCACAGGTGTGGGCGTCATGCCTTCACCAGCACAGAGGTGGTTGCCGCCATTCTGATGAGAACTACGCGCACTGTGTCTCAACCATCGACTCAGCCTGCTACATTGCTGATGCACGAGTTAATCGCTTTCATGAGGCATGTTCACATCACCACTTGCTGAAAGGTCAAGGTGTTGCTGGGAAAGCATTCCTCACCAATCAGTCATGTTTTGCTGAGGACATAACAGCTTTTAGCAAAACGGAATATCCTCTTGCGCATCATGCAAGGGTGTTTGATTTGTGTGCTTGTGCAGCTGTACGCCTGCGAAGTATATGCAACGAGACCAGTGATTTTGTGTTGGAGTTCTTCCTGCCACTGGATTGCAAAGGTGCTCGAGATCAGATGCTTATGCTGCACTCCTTCTCCTCTGTTATACAAGAAATGTGCCGGAGTTTGAGAGTGATCACAGATGAAGAGTTGATTCGAGAAACTTCAGGCAGCACCTCAGCTGGTAAACAAGAGGACGAGAAGCAACAACACAAGTTACTTTCTCCTGCCAAGAATTCCTCACATGAAGGAG CAAGTTTAGAACAGAGCCAATTTCAGCAGGATTCTGGACCAAGAACGAGTGTTGAGTCCTTCACTTTTGGGAATAATTCTTATGGTGCTAAAGCAAACATAAGGAAACAGAAACGGAGTGACAAGATTATTAGCTTGGAAGTTATTCGGCAACATTTTGCTGGGAGCTTAAAAGAAGCAGCTAAAAGCATTGGAG TATGCCCCACTACCTTGAAAAGAATATGCAGATATCATGGGATCACACGATGGCCTTCACGAAAGATCAAGAAAGTTGGCCACTCGTTGAGGAAGCTTCAACTCGTGATTGATTCAGTCCAGGATGGTGAGGGTCCCATTCAACTCAGTTCCTTCTACAGCAATTTCCCACAACTTGTGTCGCCAAATGTAGCAGGAACTAGTAATCACTTGTCGACTATAAAGACGAGTGGTGATTTCCTGCAGGAGAAGAATCCAGCTGAAGGGAACTTGTTGACTGCTGCTACCACTTCTTCCTCTGGCAGTCAAACCTCCAGTTCTAGTTACTGTTGTTCTACTGGTTCGAAGCAATCAGCTTTCCACGTCAATGGATTTATGCCTGTAGATGCTTTATCCACGGAACAGAATGGAGGGGTGTTGAAGAAAGCAAGGAGTGACGCGGAATTGCATGGGAAAGGCCAAGAGAAAACTAAGCTTATGATCAGATCATATAGCAACAAGCTTCTATGTGAAGACCCTGTTGCTATTGGAGCTTCAGCTATGCCAGTGGATAGCAACCGGGAAAATGACGAGGCTGCTTTTAGAGTAAGAGTTTCATTTGGGGAAGAAAAGATCCGGCTCAGCCTGCAACCACACTGGAACTTTAAGCATCTACGAGAAGAGGTCTTGGCGCGCTTCAACATAGAGAATGTGGCTGGTGTTAACTTGAAATATCTTGATGATGATGCTGAGTGGGTGCTTCTTACTTGTGATGATGATCTTGAAGAATGTAGGGATATACACAGATCTTCGAAGAACCCAACTATTAAGCTGTCTGTAATTCGGATCTGTCCTCCCAATCTTGGAAGTTCATTCGGTAGCGATGGGCCATACTAG